Proteins from one Hydrogenivirga caldilitoris genomic window:
- the gspG gene encoding type II secretion system major pseudopilin GspG, translating to MEKSLEDKYKQKGFTLIEVLVVLIILGLIAAIIVPRITGRVDEAKIETTKIQLKAIKDALEQYKLDNGMYPTTEQGLKALVEKPTTPPEPPRWRKYLDKVPKDGWDRDFIYISPGVNHPYELRSKGPDGEEGTEDDIDVWNL from the coding sequence ATAGAGAAGAGCCTTGAAGATAAATACAAGCAAAAGGGCTTTACCCTCATAGAGGTTCTCGTAGTCCTCATAATCTTAGGTCTCATCGCCGCCATAATAGTTCCGAGGATAACGGGAAGAGTGGACGAGGCGAAGATAGAGACAACGAAGATACAGCTCAAAGCTATCAAGGACGCCTTAGAACAGTACAAGTTAGACAACGGCATGTATCCAACCACCGAGCAGGGACTCAAAGCCCTCGTTGAAAAGCCCACCACTCCTCCCGAACCTCCGAGGTGGAGGAAGTACTTAGATAAGGTTCCTAAGGACGGCTGGGACAGGGACTTCATCTACATATCCCCCGGAGTGAACCACCCCTACGAGCTCAGGTCTAAGGGTCCGGACGGAGAGGAGGGAACGGAGGACGACATAGATGTCTGGAACCTCTAA
- a CDS encoding class I tRNA ligase family protein, whose protein sequence is MKISEFLKANQLSVGDNIVLLLQKLGIDDERLLKKLESEIGETAKMSKSKGNVVDPEEAVERYGADTVRLYILFAAPPEQDFEWTDEGIQGAYRFLNRLWNFVINREEWLREVAYTREELANLKGKARELRRAVHQTIADYLTDMEKRYQLNTAIAKIMKLFNELSDFEPEDETDRKVLKEGIDTLLLLLAPIAPHLSEELWQRLGHEELIALQSIPEPDEKALQVEELEVPVQVNGKLRTRIRVPFNADEETARRIALSDEKVRSYLDGKEIKKFIYVKNKLINIVLG, encoded by the coding sequence ATGAAGATTAGCGAGTTTTTGAAAGCGAACCAGCTTTCCGTGGGAGACAACATCGTCCTTCTTTTGCAAAAGCTCGGTATAGACGATGAGAGACTCTTGAAGAAGCTTGAGTCCGAGATAGGTGAAACAGCAAAGATGTCCAAATCAAAGGGGAATGTGGTTGACCCTGAGGAGGCTGTTGAACGTTACGGAGCGGACACTGTCAGGCTTTATATCCTGTTCGCTGCCCCACCTGAGCAGGATTTTGAGTGGACCGACGAAGGCATACAGGGTGCTTACAGGTTCCTGAACAGGCTTTGGAATTTTGTAATTAATAGGGAAGAGTGGCTCAGGGAGGTTGCCTACACGAGGGAAGAGCTCGCCAACCTGAAAGGGAAAGCCAGAGAACTCAGGAGAGCTGTGCACCAGACTATAGCAGACTACCTGACGGACATGGAGAAGCGATACCAACTGAATACAGCGATAGCGAAGATAATGAAGCTCTTTAATGAGCTCTCAGATTTTGAGCCTGAGGACGAAACCGACAGGAAGGTGTTAAAAGAGGGCATAGATACTCTCCTACTCTTGCTGGCACCTATCGCACCTCACCTATCGGAGGAGCTCTGGCAGAGGTTAGGACACGAGGAGCTCATAGCTCTTCAGTCAATACCGGAGCCTGATGAGAAAGCTCTGCAGGTTGAGGAGCTGGAGGTCCCTGTTCAGGTGAACGGTAAGCTCAGGACAAGGATTAGGGTGCCTTTCAATGCCGATGAGGAAACGGCAAGGAGGATAGCCTTGAGCGATGAGAAGGTTAGAAGTTACCTTGACGGGAAAGAGATTAAGAAGTTTATATACGTAAAGAACAAACTCATAAACATAGTTCTGGGATAA
- the kdsB gene encoding 3-deoxy-manno-octulosonate cytidylyltransferase, translating into MKRAIVIPARLASTRLPRKPLKDIAGKPLIRWVVEGCLKTGEKVILATDSEEVKEAVSGLGVEVVMTPSELPSGSDRVAHVIEKSDIELVINYQGDEPFVYPEDVKRVFDELIRGEEVVTLGKHDKTCYESSSNVKVVLDRRGYALYFSRAPIPYFREANENLYPIKHIGIYGFRRGTLLEFVKLPQTTLERTEGLEQLRLLENGYRIKVLLTENFYHGVDTEEDLKLVERVLKRQK; encoded by the coding sequence ATGAAAAGGGCTATAGTAATTCCTGCCCGTTTAGCCTCCACCCGGCTCCCCAGGAAACCGCTGAAGGATATTGCCGGAAAACCCCTCATAAGATGGGTGGTTGAAGGGTGTCTAAAAACGGGAGAGAAGGTAATACTGGCAACAGACAGCGAGGAGGTAAAGGAGGCTGTATCAGGGCTGGGTGTTGAGGTTGTTATGACCCCTTCCGAACTTCCCTCCGGCTCAGACAGGGTAGCCCATGTGATTGAAAAAAGTGACATTGAGCTGGTGATAAACTATCAGGGAGACGAGCCTTTTGTATATCCAGAGGATGTAAAGAGGGTGTTTGATGAGCTTATAAGAGGGGAAGAGGTGGTAACCCTTGGAAAACACGATAAGACCTGTTACGAGAGTAGCTCAAATGTAAAGGTCGTTCTTGACAGGAGAGGCTATGCTCTTTACTTCTCAAGAGCTCCTATACCCTATTTCAGAGAGGCTAATGAGAACCTTTACCCCATAAAACATATAGGTATATACGGTTTCAGAAGAGGAACTCTTTTGGAATTTGTAAAGCTACCCCAGACTACCTTAGAAAGAACAGAGGGGCTTGAACAGCTGAGACTTCTGGAAAACGGATACAGGATAAAGGTCCTTCTGACAGAGAACTTCTACCACGGCGTTGATACGGAGGAGGACCTAAAACTTGTGGAGAGAGTCCTCAAACGTCAAAAATAA
- a CDS encoding cupin domain-containing protein codes for MKHSLSSFFPTSSQLKKALLVDSKEARVIVFSMPAGSEIPAHTSPARVLLYCAKGSGKFLKGEEWIEVEEGDLVPCEPLEPHGMKADKDMVVMAVIAPAP; via the coding sequence ATGAAACATAGCCTTTCAAGCTTTTTTCCCACATCCTCTCAGTTAAAGAAGGCTCTCCTGGTAGATTCCAAGGAGGCAAGGGTTATAGTGTTCTCTATGCCTGCAGGCAGTGAGATACCGGCTCACACAAGTCCTGCCAGAGTGCTTCTATACTGTGCCAAGGGAAGCGGTAAGTTTCTCAAAGGTGAGGAATGGATAGAGGTAGAGGAGGGAGACCTCGTCCCCTGTGAACCGCTGGAGCCTCACGGAATGAAAGCCGACAAGGACATGGTGGTCATGGCGGTGATAGCACCTGCACCTTGA
- a CDS encoding DUF542 domain-containing protein yields the protein MIDRNMTVNELLRKFPQVQSVLDRYYIDYCCGGHRTLEEAAKEHNFNLDEFIKEVEGKIEESGSS from the coding sequence ATGATAGACAGGAACATGACCGTTAACGAGCTTTTAAGGAAGTTTCCCCAGGTGCAGTCTGTGCTTGACAGGTACTACATAGATTACTGCTGTGGAGGACACAGAACTCTGGAGGAAGCTGCCAAGGAACACAACTTCAATCTTGATGAGTTCATTAAAGAGGTTGAAGGCAAGATAGAGGAAAGCGGCAGTTCATAA
- a CDS encoding prepilin peptidase encodes MDYLVVFLFGITLGSFYNVLIYRLPRNVSVVFPSSHCPECKERIRWYDNIPLISFLLLRGKCRSCGARISLQYPLVELSSGLLALYSYFKWGLSLDALVYFAFFSALMVASLIDLKFFIIPDLITLPGIVLGLGSSFFRSDITVSQSFLGAIVGFLIPAFVYLYYVKVRKMEGLGFGDVKLLTLIGSVTGVYGVFSALFLGSLFGLLFALPSIVRNKNVQFVIPFGPFLSLGCFVGVLFKSEIMSFLLPL; translated from the coding sequence ATGGACTATCTGGTTGTATTCCTTTTCGGTATAACCCTGGGGAGCTTTTACAACGTGCTTATTTACAGGCTTCCCAGAAATGTCTCCGTTGTCTTTCCCTCTTCTCATTGCCCTGAGTGTAAGGAGAGGATAAGGTGGTACGACAACATACCCCTCATCTCCTTTCTGCTTTTGAGGGGAAAATGCAGAAGCTGTGGTGCAAGGATATCCCTCCAGTACCCTCTCGTTGAGCTCTCCTCAGGACTCCTCGCTCTTTATTCTTACTTCAAGTGGGGCTTGAGCCTTGATGCCCTGGTATATTTTGCCTTCTTCTCAGCTCTCATGGTGGCTTCCCTTATTGACTTAAAATTTTTCATAATTCCAGACCTTATCACTCTGCCGGGTATAGTCCTTGGTCTTGGCAGCTCCTTCTTTCGTTCCGACATAACCGTATCCCAGAGCTTTTTGGGTGCGATAGTTGGTTTCCTTATACCCGCATTTGTATACCTTTACTACGTAAAAGTAAGGAAGATGGAGGGGCTTGGTTTCGGGGATGTGAAGCTTCTCACCTTGATAGGCTCTGTAACTGGGGTTTACGGAGTGTTCTCAGCTCTGTTCCTTGGGAGTTTATTTGGTCTTCTATTTGCACTGCCTTCCATAGTGAGGAACAAAAACGTTCAGTTTGTTATACCCTTTGGACCCTTTCTCTCCTTAGGGTGTTTCGTAGGAGTCCTTTTTAAAAGCGAGATTATGAGCTTCCTATTACCCTTATGA
- the secF gene encoding protein translocase subunit SecF encodes MEYRFRFLRYRFISYFVSLLLVLGSLFLLYYKGLNLGLDFTGGRVIELRFEKKPGTGDLRRAIKEAGIESFLVQETKEGTYIVKVREGESYQAVKDAVKKFGKYELVREERIGGVISEELREKAVLAILTALGGILLYLAFRFQPVWGVGALLALVHDVLIVLGAYSLTYREVNLEVVSALLIVAGYSVADTVVIFDRIRENLRLRKTLPLEEVMDISINQTLSRTIMTSLTTFVTAFTLFILGGYALSNIMFAFVVGVVVGTFSSVFVASSFVLDMGRFIRLRREESQEETA; translated from the coding sequence ATGGAGTACAGGTTCAGGTTTCTCCGCTACCGTTTCATATCTTACTTTGTTTCACTCCTGTTGGTTCTTGGGAGTCTTTTCCTTCTTTATTACAAAGGGTTAAACCTTGGACTTGATTTCACCGGTGGAAGGGTTATTGAGCTGAGGTTTGAGAAAAAGCCTGGGACGGGTGATCTCAGAAGGGCTATAAAGGAAGCCGGGATTGAGTCCTTCCTTGTTCAGGAGACAAAGGAGGGAACTTACATAGTAAAGGTCAGGGAGGGAGAGAGTTACCAGGCTGTAAAGGATGCGGTAAAGAAGTTTGGGAAATACGAACTGGTGAGGGAGGAAAGGATAGGAGGTGTAATAAGCGAGGAACTCCGTGAAAAAGCCGTCCTTGCCATACTCACCGCCCTGGGCGGTATATTGCTTTACCTTGCCTTCCGTTTTCAACCTGTGTGGGGGGTCGGTGCACTCCTCGCTCTGGTCCATGACGTTCTTATAGTCCTGGGAGCTTACTCCCTGACGTACAGAGAGGTTAACCTTGAGGTGGTTTCGGCTTTGCTCATAGTAGCGGGGTACTCCGTTGCCGATACAGTTGTGATATTTGACAGGATAAGGGAAAACCTTCGTCTCAGGAAGACCCTGCCCCTTGAGGAGGTCATGGATATATCCATTAACCAGACCCTTTCCAGGACGATAATGACCTCGCTTACAACCTTCGTCACAGCCTTTACCCTATTCATACTCGGAGGATACGCTCTTTCCAACATAATGTTTGCCTTTGTTGTAGGTGTCGTGGTTGGAACTTTCTCATCGGTGTTTGTGGCAAGCTCCTTTGTTCTTGATATGGGTAGATTTATAAGGCTCAGGAGAGAGGAATCTCAGGAAGAGACAGCCTGA
- the hpf gene encoding ribosome hibernation-promoting factor, HPF/YfiA family, which translates to MNIEFRGVDVQITDAMKSFIEGKLKRFDRYLKEAGEDQVEIIVSISAVRSRHKDFAGDSKPIVYRVDMHMYLKNIPHGSIHAWEEDIDVFTALDQVLDEIERQLIKLKQRRLEQRRVSAKIKEQMHAPEPIAPEEREKPLIVEEELVLDKPMSVEDALFELEQSHAFFLPFLDIETGNLRIVYRKKGGNFGLINTKCKFS; encoded by the coding sequence ATGAACATTGAGTTCAGAGGCGTTGACGTCCAGATAACGGACGCGATGAAAAGTTTTATTGAGGGCAAGCTTAAGCGTTTTGACAGGTACCTGAAGGAAGCGGGAGAAGACCAGGTAGAGATAATAGTCTCCATTTCTGCTGTACGTTCAAGACATAAGGATTTTGCAGGGGACAGCAAACCCATTGTTTACAGGGTTGATATGCATATGTACCTGAAGAATATCCCCCATGGCTCAATTCATGCCTGGGAGGAGGATATAGACGTATTTACAGCCCTTGATCAGGTTCTTGACGAGATAGAAAGGCAGCTTATAAAACTCAAGCAGAGAAGGCTTGAACAGAGGCGAGTGTCTGCGAAGATAAAGGAGCAGATGCATGCTCCCGAGCCAATAGCACCTGAGGAAAGGGAGAAGCCTCTTATAGTGGAGGAAGAGCTTGTACTTGATAAACCCATGAGTGTTGAAGACGCGCTGTTTGAACTTGAGCAGAGCCATGCCTTTTTCCTCCCGTTCCTTGATATAGAAACCGGGAACCTCAGGATCGTCTACAGGAAGAAAGGAGGCAACTTCGGGCTTATAAACACTAAGTGTAAGTTCTCATAG
- a CDS encoding dehydrogenase: MSLKPTNVPLTVKDFDCERCGVCAGCGCACGYIAYLKGEDLVDLYGHPHDPNGIGSFCTKGLTLIQETPKNPLRLRKAILRDGGNYKEIDQKDALEWLNRNLKGRVAVFLDRFSDLKDYVSAVGFTEHVYTDSLYLPFRATTLRPQEWREQRVILALECETVFTEVMATRWLVDAFERSSYIVAVSSRYGTTSAKASRRILVKPSLVVRFIEELADYIEGKDKELMFKEEIERLAKSISLVKESLILIGETLLRSRWRGNVLSALKRIRDKVRVNYSIVGNVSPLKAKGLEEFLKEFTDFDSLLLTGNPAMFMDETLLNKLKEKRTVHLTLFPNLTANNVDLVIPVKLFAEREFFPYKNGFGLVAYSPQVLPSIENSFAPHELLGNGRDIEEFLNELGLGLEEVREAEGGADVDIPYIEEWEGEFNLYEVEDRGIYVLCDNTLVDEIGHWNVWTHDMESQQLAYMNSKTMERLGVKEEIEIRGTKLKVKKNSNIADDVIFVPNSYEESQPFNPGTRPGKLLKNPAFRIEEYG; this comes from the coding sequence GTGAGCCTGAAACCAACAAACGTACCCCTTACGGTAAAGGATTTTGACTGCGAGCGTTGTGGTGTGTGCGCCGGGTGTGGATGCGCTTGCGGATACATAGCTTACCTTAAAGGGGAAGACCTCGTTGACCTTTACGGGCATCCCCATGACCCTAACGGTATAGGGAGTTTCTGTACAAAGGGTTTAACCCTGATTCAGGAGACACCCAAGAACCCACTCAGGCTGAGGAAAGCTATCCTAAGAGACGGAGGAAACTACAAGGAGATAGATCAAAAGGACGCCCTTGAATGGCTAAATAGAAATTTAAAGGGAAGGGTCGCTGTATTCTTGGATAGATTTTCCGACCTCAAGGATTACGTTTCAGCGGTTGGCTTTACCGAGCACGTCTATACGGATTCCCTTTATTTACCTTTCAGGGCTACAACCCTCAGACCGCAGGAGTGGAGGGAGCAGAGGGTTATACTTGCCCTTGAATGTGAGACGGTGTTCACAGAGGTAATGGCAACCCGCTGGCTTGTTGACGCCTTTGAGCGCTCCTCCTATATAGTAGCTGTTTCTTCCAGATACGGTACAACCTCTGCAAAGGCAAGCAGGAGAATTCTTGTAAAACCTTCCCTTGTGGTAAGGTTCATTGAGGAACTGGCAGACTACATAGAGGGAAAGGACAAGGAGCTGATGTTCAAAGAGGAGATTGAAAGACTCGCAAAATCTATATCCCTGGTAAAGGAGAGCCTTATCCTCATAGGAGAAACCCTATTAAGAAGTAGATGGAGAGGCAACGTACTAAGCGCTCTGAAGAGAATAAGAGATAAGGTAAGGGTTAACTACAGTATAGTTGGGAACGTGTCTCCCCTCAAAGCTAAAGGTCTTGAGGAGTTTTTAAAAGAATTCACAGACTTTGATAGCCTGCTCCTTACAGGTAACCCTGCAATGTTCATGGATGAAACCCTCCTAAACAAGCTTAAGGAAAAGAGAACCGTCCACCTTACCCTCTTCCCTAACCTTACGGCAAACAATGTAGACCTCGTTATACCTGTTAAACTCTTTGCAGAGAGAGAGTTCTTCCCTTATAAAAACGGTTTCGGCTTGGTTGCCTACTCTCCTCAGGTTCTCCCCTCCATTGAGAATTCCTTTGCCCCGCACGAACTCCTTGGTAATGGAAGGGACATAGAGGAATTTCTTAATGAGCTTGGGTTAGGGTTAGAGGAGGTGAGAGAGGCAGAAGGTGGAGCGGACGTAGATATACCCTACATAGAGGAGTGGGAAGGGGAGTTTAACTTGTATGAGGTTGAGGACAGAGGCATTTACGTGCTATGTGATAACACGCTTGTTGATGAAATTGGGCACTGGAACGTATGGACTCATGATATGGAGAGTCAGCAGTTAGCTTATATGAACAGTAAAACCATGGAAAGGTTAGGGGTTAAGGAAGAGATAGAGATAAGAGGGACAAAACTGAAGGTGAAGAAGAACAGCAACATAGCCGATGATGTGATATTCGTGCCCAACTCCTATGAGGAAAGCCAGCCCTTCAATCCGGGAACCAGACCTGGTAAACTTTTGAAGAACCCTGCTTTTAGAATAGAAGAGTACGGTTAA
- a CDS encoding enoyl-ACP reductase FabI encodes MGLLEGKKALITGIANEKSIAYGIAESFHREGAELAFTYANDKLKKRVEEVAKEFGSKLTVKCDVSLDEDITNLRKFLKENWGELDIIVHSIAYAPKEEFKGGVIDTSRDGFKVAMDISVYSLIAMTRELLPLMEGRKGSIVTLSYYGAEKVVPHYNVMGIAKAALESTVRYLAYDIAKYGHRINAISAGPVKTLAAYSITGFHLLMEHTTKVNPFGKPITIEDVGDTAVYLCSDWSRGVTGEVIHVDNGYHIMGVFGREEEIKEGVFKK; translated from the coding sequence ATGGGACTTCTGGAAGGAAAGAAGGCTTTGATTACAGGAATAGCTAACGAAAAGAGCATAGCATACGGAATAGCCGAGTCTTTCCATAGGGAGGGAGCCGAACTTGCCTTCACATACGCAAACGATAAGCTCAAAAAGAGGGTAGAGGAGGTTGCAAAGGAGTTCGGGAGCAAGCTTACCGTGAAGTGTGACGTTTCCCTTGATGAGGACATAACCAACCTTAGGAAGTTTTTAAAGGAGAATTGGGGGGAGCTTGACATAATAGTGCACTCTATAGCTTACGCTCCGAAGGAAGAGTTTAAGGGTGGGGTTATAGACACAAGCAGGGATGGCTTCAAGGTAGCCATGGATATATCCGTGTACTCACTGATAGCCATGACAAGGGAACTTCTACCCCTTATGGAAGGTAGGAAAGGGTCAATAGTGACCTTATCCTATTACGGAGCTGAGAAGGTGGTTCCTCATTACAACGTTATGGGTATAGCGAAGGCTGCCCTTGAGAGCACGGTCAGGTATCTCGCTTACGATATAGCTAAGTATGGACACAGGATAAACGCGATATCTGCTGGGCCTGTGAAAACCCTTGCTGCATACAGTATAACCGGCTTCCACCTTCTCATGGAGCACACCACCAAGGTTAATCCCTTCGGTAAACCCATAACCATAGAAGACGTGGGTGACACCGCGGTTTACCTGTGCAGTGATTGGTCAAGAGGTGTTACAGGTGAGGTAATACACGTTGACAACGGCTACCATATAATGGGAGTCTTTGGAAGGGAGGAAGAGATAAAGGAAGGGGTCTTCAAGAAGTGA
- a CDS encoding 2-amino-3,7-dideoxy-D-threo-hept-6-ulosonate synthase — MNIGKVVRLERIMNRNTRRTIIVPMDHGVSSGPIEGIKDIKVAVDKVAEGGANAVVLHKGMVRAGHRGGGKDIGLIVHLSASTDLSPSKNDKVLVCSVEEAIRLGADAVSIHVNIGADMERDMLRDFGIISRACEEWQMPLLAMVYGRGPKIENQYDPKVVAHCARIGAELGADIVKVPYSGDPESFRLATEGSPIPVVIAGGPKMKSERDVLEMVHGAIRAGASGLSIGRNIFQAKDPGLMVRAMAKIVHEGGSVEEALEILGQTQT; from the coding sequence ATGAACATAGGTAAGGTGGTCAGGCTTGAGAGGATAATGAACAGAAATACAAGAAGGACGATAATCGTTCCGATGGACCACGGTGTAAGCTCTGGACCCATAGAGGGGATAAAGGATATAAAAGTCGCCGTGGATAAGGTTGCCGAGGGAGGAGCCAATGCGGTTGTTCTTCACAAGGGAATGGTCAGGGCTGGACACAGAGGTGGAGGAAAGGATATAGGTTTGATAGTACACCTCTCCGCTTCCACAGACCTATCTCCTTCAAAGAATGATAAGGTTTTGGTTTGTTCCGTTGAAGAGGCGATAAGACTGGGTGCAGATGCCGTCTCAATCCACGTAAACATCGGTGCAGATATGGAAAGAGACATGCTCAGGGATTTCGGTATTATCTCCAGAGCCTGTGAAGAATGGCAGATGCCTCTTCTTGCTATGGTCTATGGAAGAGGTCCAAAGATTGAGAATCAGTACGATCCAAAGGTTGTCGCCCATTGTGCAAGGATAGGAGCCGAACTGGGTGCAGACATAGTAAAGGTTCCCTATTCGGGAGACCCTGAAAGCTTCAGGCTTGCAACCGAAGGCTCCCCCATACCTGTGGTTATAGCGGGAGGACCCAAGATGAAGTCCGAAAGGGACGTTCTTGAGATGGTTCACGGCGCGATAAGGGCTGGAGCCTCTGGTCTTTCTATAGGGAGGAATATATTTCAGGCTAAGGACCCAGGTCTTATGGTTCGCGCTATGGCAAAGATAGTCCACGAAGGTGGTAGTGTTGAGGAGGCTTTGGAAATATTGGGTCAAACTCAAACATAG
- a CDS encoding TonB family protein, whose product MLKTAVEEALYWIISILINLLLLSLLTTVFIVKVKEVPEIYPLRVVDIKEVEVAKPRKQRSVVEAKSEARKTISREKKGVGKERKVGATVTKAHEKGDVKVPVQREEDVSVLSALEKKIESRLKKRETKKKEVGSLSAVLTGKEVRIKGGSRSIVYTPPAPELISTEFPSAVRVRIWVSPEGRVVKALLLQRSGNVNIDNTLLTYVRGIRFEKVEDEEVQVGEITFSFRGG is encoded by the coding sequence ATGTTAAAGACTGCGGTGGAGGAAGCTCTTTACTGGATTATATCAATACTGATAAACCTGCTCCTGCTTTCCCTTTTGACCACAGTCTTTATCGTTAAAGTTAAAGAGGTGCCTGAGATATACCCTCTGAGAGTGGTTGACATAAAGGAGGTTGAGGTCGCTAAGCCTCGTAAGCAGCGCTCTGTTGTGGAGGCAAAGTCGGAAGCGAGGAAGACTATATCCAGGGAAAAGAAAGGTGTAGGTAAAGAGAGGAAAGTTGGAGCTACAGTTACAAAAGCCCACGAGAAAGGAGACGTCAAGGTACCGGTTCAGAGGGAGGAAGACGTTTCTGTACTCTCAGCCCTGGAGAAAAAGATAGAAAGTCGGCTAAAAAAACGGGAAACAAAAAAGAAGGAGGTTGGTTCTCTATCGGCTGTGCTTACGGGAAAGGAGGTCAGGATAAAAGGAGGTTCAAGGAGTATAGTTTACACGCCTCCGGCTCCGGAACTTATATCAACAGAGTTCCCCAGTGCTGTCAGAGTCAGAATATGGGTCTCCCCGGAGGGGAGGGTGGTTAAAGCCCTCTTACTTCAGAGGAGCGGAAATGTTAATATAGATAATACTCTGCTAACTTACGTTAGAGGGATTAGGTTTGAGAAGGTTGAAGATGAAGAAGTTCAAGTGGGAGAAATAACCTTCAGCTTCCGAGGAGGTTAA
- a CDS encoding NAD(P)H-dependent glycerol-3-phosphate dehydrogenase: MRFAVIGGGRWGTALGVHLGRNGNEALIYDINEETVGKINQGIHPYTEGVRIPEGVRATTSIHNVEDYENLVCALPTQTVRSVFSQINLKGKRVINASKGLELKTFKRVSQIIKEIEQECNVFALSGPSFAEEVSKGLPTAVVLAYEQDEEGAHQLQRAINSENFRVYLNPDIVGVELGGALKNVIAIACGISDGLGFGYNARAALITRGLVEMTRIGVRLGAKKETFFGLSGAGDLILTSTSDLSRNRTFGFLLGKGLSPEKALKEIGQVVEGVKTAEALKELTDREGIYAPITEAVYRVIIRREELKGVLREMLLRSPGEEFSL; the protein is encoded by the coding sequence ATGAGGTTTGCTGTCATAGGAGGTGGACGCTGGGGGACAGCCTTGGGAGTGCACCTTGGGCGCAACGGAAATGAAGCCCTAATCTACGACATAAACGAGGAAACGGTGGGAAAGATAAATCAGGGAATACACCCCTATACGGAGGGGGTAAGAATACCAGAAGGTGTCAGAGCAACAACCTCAATACACAATGTGGAAGATTATGAGAATCTCGTGTGCGCCCTTCCAACCCAAACTGTGAGAAGCGTATTCTCCCAGATAAATCTCAAAGGCAAGAGGGTAATAAATGCTTCAAAGGGACTTGAGCTTAAAACTTTTAAGAGGGTTTCCCAGATAATAAAGGAGATAGAACAGGAGTGTAACGTTTTCGCTCTGTCGGGTCCGTCCTTTGCCGAAGAAGTGTCCAAGGGGTTGCCCACGGCGGTAGTCTTGGCTTACGAGCAAGATGAAGAGGGGGCTCATCAGCTCCAAAGGGCTATAAACAGTGAAAACTTCAGGGTTTACCTGAATCCGGACATAGTGGGTGTGGAGCTGGGAGGAGCTCTGAAAAATGTTATCGCCATCGCCTGTGGTATCTCCGATGGGTTGGGATTTGGTTACAATGCCCGTGCTGCTCTAATCACCAGAGGCTTAGTTGAGATGACCAGGATAGGCGTGAGGCTCGGAGCAAAGAAGGAAACCTTTTTTGGTCTGTCCGGGGCTGGGGACCTTATACTTACATCAACCTCAGACCTCTCAAGGAACAGAACCTTTGGTTTTTTACTCGGTAAAGGGTTAAGCCCTGAAAAAGCCCTCAAGGAAATCGGTCAGGTTGTGGAGGGCGTAAAGACAGCCGAGGCTTTAAAAGAGCTTACAGACAGGGAGGGTATATACGCACCTATAACCGAGGCAGTTTACAGGGTAATCATTCGTCGTGAGGAGTTGAAGGGGGTTCTTCGGGAGATGCTTCTCCGTTCTCCTGGGGAGGAGTTTTCTCTATAA
- a CDS encoding potassium channel family protein, with translation MLGNTTGHTILIGLDRSSFAMVETLQSFGESVVAIETDEEKIKVFKEFFPHVPIIKGSPKGEEILERAGIRGAKRLLVNTPSDEDNAIITAIARTMNPSIFISSRVIKRESEGKLREAGANQTYSLEDMSGRAAVLSTVKPDISRFISEILLSENTPYMIDSFEIGKHSPVVGRRLEEFYNAEVFGILLAVVKGNRLLVNPPRRTELLVGDRLIVLGSLEQIENLLSTIGA, from the coding sequence ATGCTTGGGAATACAACAGGTCACACCATATTGATTGGTCTGGACAGAAGTAGCTTCGCCATGGTAGAAACCCTTCAGAGTTTCGGTGAGAGTGTGGTAGCCATAGAAACAGATGAGGAGAAGATTAAAGTCTTTAAAGAGTTCTTCCCTCATGTTCCAATTATAAAGGGAAGTCCAAAAGGGGAAGAAATCCTTGAACGTGCAGGAATAAGGGGTGCTAAAAGACTTCTTGTAAACACACCTTCGGATGAGGACAATGCTATCATCACAGCAATAGCAAGGACTATGAACCCGAGTATATTTATATCTTCACGAGTTATAAAACGGGAAAGCGAAGGTAAGCTCAGGGAAGCAGGGGCAAACCAAACCTATAGCCTTGAAGATATGAGCGGTAGAGCCGCGGTATTATCCACTGTGAAACCAGACATATCAAGGTTTATATCCGAGATATTGCTCTCTGAGAATACACCTTACATGATAGATTCCTTTGAGATAGGAAAGCACTCTCCAGTGGTTGGGAGGAGGCTTGAAGAATTCTATAATGCGGAAGTCTTTGGTATTCTGTTGGCTGTTGTAAAAGGGAACCGCTTACTGGTAAACCCTCCCAGAAGGACGGAGTTGCTGGTAGGTGACAGACTGATAGTCCTGGGTAGTCTTGAGCAGATAGAGAACCTGCTTAGTACAATAGGAGCTTAG